The sequence GGTCAAGGGTGCCGTGCGCTCGCACGGGCCCGGTGTCCTGAAGGCGCTCGCGCTGACGCTCGCCACGGGCCTGCTGGTGTGGGGCGGGGTGGAGCTGCGGCAGTGGGCGCTGACGTCGCCCCGCTTCGATTTGGCCGCGGTGTCCTTCTCCGGCCTGCAGCGCGCCTCGCGCGTGGAGCTGCTCCGGCTGGCGACGCTGACCAAGGGGCAGAACCTGTGGACGCTGGACACGGGCGCCCTGGAGCGCGCCATGTTGCAGCACCCCTGGGTGCGCACGGTGGAGGTGACGCGGCGCTTCCCCAACCGCGTGTCGGTGGAGGTGACCGAGCACGTGCCGGTGGCGCTGGCGGTGCTGGGCGAGCTCTACGTCCTCGATGAGGACGGTGAGCCCTTCAAGCGGGTGACGTCGGGGGACGGGCTGGACTTGCCGCTCGTCACGGGGTTGGACCGCGAGGGGTACGTGACGGACCCGACGGTGGCGCGCGAGCGCCTGCGCAAGGCCCTGGAGGTGGCGAGCGCCTATGCGCGGCTGTCACCCGACAAGACCGAGCGTCTGTCCGAGGTCCGCCTGGAGGCGCAGGGCCTGGCGCTGGTGACGGCGTCCGGTCAGGAAGTGCGCCTGGGAGAAGGGGATTCCGAGGTCAAGCTGGAGCGTCTCGCCCGAGTTCGTAAGGAGCTGGGTCAGAGGGGGCTTGCAGCGGAGATCATTCACCTGGATAACCGTGCCCGACCCGGTTGGGTGGCGGTGAAGCTTTCGAGTCCTGTCTCCGAGAGGAACGGGACCTCGACGCGGTAAGAGGATGCCCCTTTCACGAGAGTGGGGGGCCTGGGAGGGTTGTCATGGCGAAGCAGAAGTCGGGGGAGATCATCGTCGGCCTCGACATCGGCACGACGAAGATCTGCGCCATCGTCGGAGAGCTGACCGACAGCGGCATCGACATCATCGGCATCGGTACGCACCCGTCGAAGGGTCTGCGCAAGGGCGTGGTGGTCAACATCGAGGCGACCGTTTCATCCATCCGTCGCGCGGTGGAAGAGGCGGAGCTGATGGCGGGGGCCGAAATCTCCCACGTCTACACGGGCATCGCCGGTGGCCACATCAAGGGCTTCAACTCCCAGGGCATCGTCGCGGTGAAGGACAAGGAGGTCCGCGAGGCGGACATCGCCCGTGT comes from Pyxidicoccus parkwaysis and encodes:
- a CDS encoding cell division protein FtsQ/DivIB; the protein is MAFGRTRNRRRQDAAQQKEAVKGAVRSHGPGVLKALALTLATGLLVWGGVELRQWALTSPRFDLAAVSFSGLQRASRVELLRLATLTKGQNLWTLDTGALERAMLQHPWVRTVEVTRRFPNRVSVEVTEHVPVALAVLGELYVLDEDGEPFKRVTSGDGLDLPLVTGLDREGYVTDPTVARERLRKALEVASAYARLSPDKTERLSEVRLEAQGLALVTASGQEVRLGEGDSEVKLERLARVRKELGQRGLAAEIIHLDNRARPGWVAVKLSSPVSERNGTSTR